A stretch of the Cottoperca gobio chromosome 2, fCotGob3.1, whole genome shotgun sequence genome encodes the following:
- the stk24b gene encoding serine/threonine-protein kinase 24 → MAHSPVQGNLPGMQNTKADPEELFTKLERIGKGSFGEVFKGIDNRTQKVVAIKNIDLEEAEDEIEDIQQEITVLSQCDSPFVTKYYGSYLKDTKLWIIMEYLGGGSALDLMEPGSLDETQIATILREILKGLEYLHSEKKIHRDIKAANVLLSEQGEVKLADFGVAGQLTDTQIKRNTFVGTPFWMAPEVIKQSAYDSKDIWSLGITAIELAKGEPPHSELHPMKVLFLIPKNNPPTLEGNYSKPLKEFVEACLNKEPSFRPTAKELLKHKLIVRHAKKTSYLTELVDKYKRWKAEQSRTTESSSDESDSEQDGQASGGNDFGSDDWIFTIREKDPKKLQNGEGQSGEADQTNDIPKRPYSQSLATVISPALAELKARQEQVNGNPMVLDELREAIMMAEESYPGIADSLVAHMVHRLQSFSTSRTSSSPP, encoded by the exons ATGGCCCATTCCCCTGTTCAGGGAAACCTGCCGGGAATGCAG AATACCAAAGCGGACCCGGAGGAGCTGTTCACCAAGCTGGAGCGCATTGGCAAGGGTTCGTTTGGCGAGGTGTTCAAAGGCATCGACAATCGCACGCAGAAAGTCGTGGCCATCAAGAACATAGAcctggaggaggcggaggacGAGATCgaagacatacagcaggagatCACTGTGCTGAGTCAGTGCGACAGCCCCTTTGTCACCAAGTACTACGGCTCCTACCTGAAG GACACCAAGCTATGGATCATTATGGAGTATTTAGGTGGAGGCTCAGCATTAGATTTG ATGGAGCCTGGATCTCTGGATGAGACGCAGATCGCCACCATCCTCCGAGAGATCCTCAAGGGCCTGGAGTATCTGCACTCTGAGAAGAAGATCCACAGGGATATCAAAG CCGCCAACGTGCTGCTGTCCGAGCAAGGCGAGGTGAAGCTGGCAGATTTTGGTGTGGCGGGACAGCTGACCGACACGCAGATCAAGCGCAACACCTTTGTCGGCACGCCCTTCTGGATGGCCCCCGAGGTCATCAAGCAGTCGGCTTATGACTCAAAG GACATCTGGTCTCTGGGCATCACAGCCATCGAGCTGGCCAAAGGGGAGCCTCCCCACTCAGAGCTGCACCCCATGAAGGTTTTATTCCTCATCCCAAAGAACAACCCGCCCACGCTGGAGGGCAACTACAGCAAACCGCTCAAGGAGTTTGTCGAGGCCTGCCTCAACAAAGAGCCCAGCTTT AGGCCGACCGCCAAAGAGCTGTTGAAGCATAAGCTGATCGTCCGCCATGCGAAAAAGACCTCCTACCTGACCGAGCTGGTGGACAAGTACAAGAGGTGGAAGGCAGAGCAGTCCAGAACCACAGAGTCCAGCTCCGATGAGTCCGACTC AGAGCAGGATGGCCAGGCGTCGGGCGGGAACGACTTCGGCAGCGATGACTGGATCTTCACCATCCGAGAGAAGGACCCCAAGAAGCTGCAGAACGGGGAGGGACAGTCGGGGGAAGCAGACCAG ACAAACGACATTCCAAAGAGGCCTTATTCACAGAGCCTGGCCACAGTCATCTCTCCTGCATTAGCTGAG CTGAAGGCTCGACAGGAGCAGGTGAATGGGAACCCCATGGTCCTGGACGAGCTGAGGGAGGCCATCATGATGGCGGAGGAGTCCTACCCCGGCATCGCCGACTCCCTGGTGGCTCATATGGTCCACAGGCTCCAGAG TTTCTCAACAAGCAGGAcgtcctcctcccccccctag